One stretch of Roseimicrobium sp. ORNL1 DNA includes these proteins:
- a CDS encoding RDD family protein, protein MSSRSATLNISTPEGVTFSLPLAGPVTRSLAYFIDLALFFALWNVTALLLSPFMFFLQGLGAGMAIMLQFAYLEGMRMVMELLWRGQTVGKKLMGLRVVDEQGLKLRPSQVVIRNLLRFVDVLPAFYALGGMVSLFSARAQRLGDLAAGTVVVRTVKTQPPDVASVLAGKFNSFRECPHIEARLRQKVTPEEAQLALHALVRRDDLNEESRHKLYEQLAAHFREKVKFPEDVVFGLSDEQYIRNVVETVFRGRK, encoded by the coding sequence ATGTCCTCCCGTTCTGCGACACTGAACATCTCCACACCTGAGGGTGTGACCTTCTCCCTGCCACTCGCAGGGCCGGTGACTCGCAGCCTTGCGTACTTCATCGATCTGGCGTTGTTTTTTGCGTTGTGGAATGTGACGGCGCTCCTCCTCTCGCCCTTCATGTTTTTTCTGCAGGGTCTTGGCGCCGGAATGGCGATCATGCTGCAATTTGCCTACCTGGAAGGGATGCGCATGGTCATGGAGCTCCTCTGGCGCGGGCAGACGGTGGGGAAAAAACTGATGGGTCTGCGGGTGGTGGATGAGCAGGGGCTGAAGCTGCGCCCTTCCCAGGTGGTCATCCGCAATCTGTTGCGATTCGTGGACGTGCTTCCGGCCTTCTACGCGCTGGGCGGCATGGTGTCCCTCTTCAGTGCCCGCGCGCAGCGTTTGGGAGATCTGGCGGCGGGCACGGTGGTGGTGCGCACGGTGAAGACCCAACCGCCAGACGTGGCCTCTGTGCTGGCGGGGAAGTTCAACTCCTTCCGCGAATGCCCGCACATCGAAGCACGCCTGAGGCAGAAGGTGACTCCCGAGGAAGCCCAGCTCGCGCTTCATGCCCTGGTGCGGCGGGACGACCTGAATGAAGAATCCCGTCACAAGCTGTATGAGCAGCTCGCCGCGCATTTCCGGGAGAAGGTGAAGTTTCCCGAGGATGTCGTCTTCGGCCTGAGCGATGAACAGTACATCCGCAACGTGGTGGAGACGGTTTTTCGCGGAAGAAAGTAA
- a CDS encoding MoxR family ATPase — protein MTESLEQLKLALAEARAEIAKVIIGQQNVIEHALIAIFTGQHVLIEGVPGVGKTLLVRTLAKVLGGDFARIQFTPDLMPADITGTSVFNLKESNFVLVKGPVFTSFLLADEINRAPAKTQSALLQAMQERLVTIDNETHALPPSFTVFATQNPVEYEGTYPLPEAQKDRFMFKVNVGYPNRDEELNLAGRMLGEESPEAVLESGAVRQVLTADRVIQLRAALQLVTVREELLAYIVDLVRATREHEAMLVGAGPRATQALILASRARAALDMRDFITPDDVRALAEPVLGHRLVLRPEFEIEGLTVTELIHRVLEAVAVPR, from the coding sequence ATGACTGAATCCCTGGAACAACTGAAACTCGCGCTGGCGGAAGCCCGGGCGGAAATTGCCAAGGTCATCATCGGCCAGCAGAACGTGATTGAGCACGCGCTCATCGCCATCTTCACGGGACAGCATGTGCTCATCGAAGGGGTGCCGGGCGTGGGCAAGACGCTGCTCGTGCGTACGCTGGCGAAGGTGCTGGGTGGAGACTTTGCGCGTATTCAGTTCACGCCGGACCTGATGCCGGCGGATATCACGGGCACGAGTGTCTTCAACCTGAAGGAGAGCAACTTCGTGCTGGTGAAAGGACCGGTATTCACCAGCTTCCTCCTCGCGGATGAAATCAACCGTGCTCCCGCGAAAACGCAGTCCGCGCTACTGCAAGCCATGCAGGAACGCCTGGTGACCATCGACAACGAGACGCACGCCCTGCCACCGAGCTTCACGGTCTTCGCCACGCAGAACCCGGTGGAGTATGAAGGCACCTATCCGCTACCCGAAGCTCAGAAGGATCGCTTCATGTTCAAGGTGAACGTGGGCTATCCCAACCGCGACGAGGAACTCAACCTTGCCGGCCGCATGCTGGGCGAGGAGTCGCCGGAAGCCGTGCTCGAGAGCGGCGCGGTGCGCCAGGTGCTCACGGCGGATCGGGTGATTCAACTGCGCGCCGCCTTGCAACTGGTGACAGTTCGTGAGGAACTCCTGGCCTACATCGTGGATCTCGTGCGTGCCACGCGTGAGCATGAGGCCATGCTGGTGGGTGCTGGTCCGCGTGCCACGCAGGCACTCATCCTTGCCAGCCGTGCGCGCGCTGCACTCGACATGCGTGACTTCATCACGCCTGATGATGTGCGCGCCCTTGCGGAGCCTGTCCTGGGCCACCGCCTCGTGCTGCGTCCTGAGTTTGAAATCGAAGGCCTAACCGTGACCGAGCTCATCCACCGCGTGCTGGAGGCGGTGGCGGTGCCGAGGTGA
- a CDS encoding DUF58 domain-containing protein: MIVPSNRLLLFLALVGIPLFTLLGMQDIPGSAIVVAAVLMLLALALDAPSALASIRAIRVALPEMTRTSKAREFEIEAVVENPGQLCRVLRLGLPFPKELECEKQILELTLKPNTERNLAKWKVRAVERGRLIISTCYLEGTSRFGFWNGRRTVKVNAEIRVYPDLSRERNVLAPLFFRKGAIGVHNVRQIGKGREFEQLRAYVPGDSYDDIFWRGTAKHRSPITKMFQLERTQQLYVAIDASRRSARALDVPGKDAEAGIIAKTQLERFIQAALVLALAAEQQTDKFGLIIFSDTVHRIIPAGGGRGHYDVIRDVLYTLEPRVVSPDYEDAFIHIGNRLRHRSLLLFLTDLGEPWLAEQFVEGVEFVARKHVVLTHMLGQREIQPMFTRGDTATDDEALYGKLAGQILWNDLQDTTRVLKQRGVHLTSSLQENLVADVVSEYLKVKKRQLL; encoded by the coding sequence GTGATCGTCCCTTCCAACAGACTCCTGCTTTTCCTCGCGCTGGTGGGCATCCCGCTCTTCACGCTGCTGGGCATGCAGGATATTCCTGGCTCGGCCATTGTGGTCGCGGCGGTGTTGATGCTGCTGGCGCTGGCGCTGGATGCGCCCAGCGCGCTGGCATCCATCCGGGCGATTCGCGTGGCGTTGCCGGAGATGACGCGCACCTCGAAGGCCCGTGAGTTTGAAATCGAAGCGGTGGTGGAAAATCCAGGCCAGCTCTGCCGGGTGCTTCGCCTTGGCCTGCCTTTCCCGAAAGAATTGGAGTGTGAGAAGCAAATTCTTGAACTTACGCTCAAGCCGAACACGGAACGCAATCTGGCGAAATGGAAGGTGCGTGCCGTGGAGCGTGGCAGGTTGATCATCTCCACGTGCTACCTGGAGGGCACGTCACGATTCGGCTTCTGGAACGGGCGTCGCACGGTGAAGGTGAACGCGGAGATCCGTGTGTATCCGGATCTGAGTCGCGAGCGCAATGTGCTGGCGCCGCTGTTCTTCCGCAAAGGAGCGATTGGCGTGCACAACGTGCGGCAGATTGGCAAGGGGCGTGAGTTTGAACAATTGCGCGCCTATGTGCCCGGCGACAGCTATGACGACATCTTCTGGCGTGGCACGGCGAAGCATCGCTCGCCCATCACCAAGATGTTTCAGCTCGAGCGCACGCAGCAACTGTATGTGGCTATTGATGCCTCACGCCGCAGCGCGCGTGCACTCGATGTGCCGGGGAAGGATGCTGAGGCTGGCATCATCGCGAAGACGCAATTGGAACGCTTCATCCAGGCTGCCCTGGTGCTCGCCCTCGCAGCCGAGCAGCAGACGGACAAGTTTGGCCTCATTATTTTTTCCGACACGGTGCATCGCATCATCCCTGCTGGTGGAGGGCGTGGCCACTACGATGTCATTCGTGATGTGCTCTACACACTGGAGCCTCGGGTGGTGAGCCCGGACTATGAGGATGCCTTCATCCACATCGGCAATCGCCTGCGGCATCGCTCGCTTCTTCTGTTTCTCACGGACTTGGGTGAGCCATGGCTGGCGGAGCAGTTTGTGGAGGGTGTGGAGTTCGTCGCGCGCAAGCACGTCGTGCTCACGCACATGCTGGGTCAGCGGGAGATCCAGCCTATGTTCACCCGTGGAGATACTGCAACGGATGACGAAGCGCTCTATGGAAAGCTGGCAGGCCAGATTCTCTGGAACGACCTTCAGGACACCACCCGCGTGCTGAAGCAGCGCGGCGTGCACCTCACTTCCTCCCTCCAGGAAAATCTGGTGGCGGATGTGGTGAGCGAATATCTCAAAGTGAAAAAGCGGCAGTTGCTGTGA
- a CDS encoding prolyl oligopeptidase family serine peptidase — MIRKSLLLPAAALGLAVALPHTVLADGPKDNLPQNVRPIPPPGVEIPAADREALTKGAAELKQLIEEAKKAQAKNPRLADLLPDVEIFHKAVDWALRYNYFSKPTETKAAYEQLAEGKKRAEALKKGEAPWLSQKGLVVRAYRSKIDGSVQPYGMVIPDSYSGAPSRLDFWCHGRGETLSELSFLDQRMHQPGQITPPNTLVLHLYGRYCCANKLAGEVDLFEALAHAKKSYSIDDDRLVVRGFSMGGAAVWQFATHFPGFFCAATPGAGFAETPEFLGSFQSEDVRNAPEWQKTLWHMYNSSDYALNLANLPTIAYSGEIDKQKQAADVMDRELKKEGLELEHIIGPQTAHKLHPDSLIEIEKRLAAIIAKGRDRSPREVHFTTWTLGYNQSKWVTIDGMGEHWKRARVDASVNGASSIEVKTQNVTALSLNFDAGHAPDLNLFQPVTVSIDGTKLTAGKPKTDLSWSASFAKRDGKWILVDDKAPAAPGLAKRHGLQGPIDDAFMDAFVFVTPTGAPLNEATGKWVTSELDHATREWQKQFRGDAPQKKDTEIKDEDIANKNLALWGDPSSNAILKKIADKLPVKWTAEGIEVGGKKYAAGEYVPILIYPNPLNPNRYVVINSGFTYREYDYLNNARQVPKLPDWAIVDLRTAPDPVNPGKVVAADFFDEQWQVKK, encoded by the coding sequence GCTGCCCGCAGCCGCCCTCGGTCTGGCGGTTGCCCTTCCTCACACAGTCCTCGCCGATGGTCCCAAGGACAACCTCCCGCAAAACGTCCGTCCCATCCCCCCTCCTGGAGTGGAAATCCCAGCGGCGGACCGCGAGGCCCTCACAAAGGGTGCGGCGGAGCTGAAGCAACTGATTGAGGAAGCGAAGAAGGCCCAGGCGAAGAATCCACGCCTCGCCGACCTGCTGCCAGATGTGGAGATCTTCCACAAGGCCGTGGATTGGGCACTGCGTTACAACTACTTCAGCAAGCCCACCGAGACGAAAGCCGCCTACGAACAGCTCGCCGAAGGGAAGAAGCGCGCCGAAGCACTGAAGAAGGGTGAGGCACCCTGGCTTTCGCAAAAGGGTCTCGTGGTGCGCGCCTACCGCTCCAAGATCGATGGCTCCGTGCAGCCCTACGGCATGGTGATTCCGGACAGCTACAGCGGCGCCCCTTCCCGCCTGGACTTCTGGTGCCATGGTCGCGGTGAAACGCTGAGCGAACTGTCCTTCCTCGATCAGCGCATGCATCAGCCCGGGCAGATCACTCCGCCCAACACCCTCGTGCTGCATCTCTACGGACGCTACTGCTGCGCGAACAAGCTTGCTGGCGAAGTGGATCTCTTCGAAGCACTGGCGCACGCGAAGAAGTCCTACTCGATCGATGACGATCGTCTCGTGGTGCGCGGCTTCAGCATGGGCGGCGCTGCCGTGTGGCAGTTCGCCACGCACTTCCCAGGCTTCTTCTGCGCGGCCACTCCCGGCGCCGGTTTCGCAGAGACGCCCGAGTTCCTCGGCTCCTTCCAGAGTGAAGACGTGCGCAACGCACCCGAGTGGCAGAAAACGCTCTGGCACATGTACAACTCCTCGGACTATGCGCTCAATCTGGCCAACCTGCCGACCATCGCGTACAGCGGTGAAATCGACAAACAAAAGCAGGCCGCCGACGTGATGGATCGCGAGCTGAAGAAGGAAGGCCTCGAACTGGAGCACATCATCGGACCACAGACCGCCCACAAGCTGCATCCGGACAGCCTCATCGAAATCGAAAAGCGCCTCGCCGCCATCATCGCCAAGGGTCGTGACCGTTCCCCTCGCGAAGTACATTTCACCACGTGGACCCTCGGGTACAATCAGTCGAAGTGGGTGACCATCGACGGCATGGGTGAGCACTGGAAGCGTGCACGCGTGGATGCCTCCGTGAATGGAGCGTCCTCCATTGAGGTGAAGACCCAGAATGTGACCGCGCTCTCGCTGAACTTCGATGCCGGCCATGCCCCGGATCTGAATCTCTTCCAGCCCGTCACGGTTTCGATTGATGGCACCAAGCTCACCGCTGGCAAGCCGAAGACCGACCTCTCCTGGTCCGCCAGCTTCGCCAAGCGGGATGGCAAGTGGATTCTCGTGGATGACAAGGCACCCGCCGCTCCGGGCCTCGCCAAGCGCCACGGCCTGCAGGGACCCATCGACGATGCGTTCATGGACGCCTTCGTCTTCGTCACTCCGACCGGCGCGCCTCTGAACGAAGCCACGGGCAAGTGGGTCACTAGCGAACTCGATCACGCCACGCGCGAATGGCAGAAGCAGTTCCGCGGTGATGCCCCGCAGAAGAAGGACACCGAGATCAAGGACGAGGACATCGCGAACAAGAACCTCGCGCTCTGGGGTGACCCGAGCAGCAATGCCATCCTCAAGAAGATCGCCGACAAGCTTCCAGTGAAGTGGACTGCTGAAGGCATCGAAGTGGGTGGCAAGAAATACGCTGCTGGTGAGTATGTGCCCATCCTCATCTACCCCAACCCGCTCAATCCAAACCGCTATGTGGTGATCAACAGCGGCTTCACCTACCGCGAATACGACTACCTCAACAACGCCCGCCAGGTGCCCAAGCTCCCAGACTGGGCCATTGTGGATCTCCGCACGGCTCCCGATCCCGTGAACCCCGGCAAGGTGGTCGCCGCGGACTTCTTTGATGAGCAGTGGCAGGTGAAGAAGTAA
- a CDS encoding PVC-type heme-binding CxxCH protein, producing the protein MLKKSARITRAAATAAIATSLCLATQPALFSQSTTPAPAPAPEKKSDRTKNRGPEQVELKFNLPPPPTRTPEEALKTFKVEKGFKIQLVASEPMIETPVAMSWDDQGRLYVVEMRGYMNDVEGKGEDQKIGRIKRLEDVDGDGKMDKATVFLDNLLMPRGVMALGDGAVVAEPPNLTWHRDTDGDGVADKSEVISTTYGSAGGQPEHMANSPTWCLDNWIWSAGHGTRFRFTKGQFINEPTRSGGQWGLTQDDWGRRYFNYNSDLLRTDLLPPSVYARNPNLTDRLALNFRVMADQKCWPSVPTPGVNRGYNPGQLTPDGKLATVTGTCGPCIYRGDLFGKAYAGNAFIPEPCGNLVKRLTLSEQGGVVTAKNAYNGVEFLTSTDERFRPVNAYNGPDGALYVVDMYRGIVQHKYFLTHYLVENIKARKLEQPVNMGRIWRVVPEKSEPKVVKLPAESAAIVPLLAHANGHVRDTAQRVLVERGDAGVAKEIEKIATEGATPQARVQALWTLEGLKAVTPEILTTKLKDESPKVRAAAVSLSNLAVLPELLKMTEDSSAEVRVQLALQLSALPGPDAQKAVLGILKKGGSPLLNDAIACGVRGRELEYLETLLAEPVGKEEDKLVTSGLLQMLSACVMNERRDARVTKLLDVVAAQEPNGARQLAMLNGMAGIPVDKKVKAQPRKLLYLDAQPAALATLQEKAKLGSVKKLLTTVDTSLAWPGKPGVPPPPVVVPLNAEQQARFEKGKTIYAGLCAACHQPTGLGMEGLAPPLVDSEWVTGPSDRPVRIILHGLSGPIQVSGRTWTLEMPPLPYFSDEDIASVLTYIRREWEHTAGPVSPNDVAKIRAQYPGRTKAWTSAEMNKKAETKKK; encoded by the coding sequence ATGTTAAAGAAGTCTGCTCGAATCACCCGCGCCGCTGCCACTGCCGCCATTGCCACTTCGCTTTGCCTCGCTACGCAGCCCGCTCTCTTTTCTCAATCCACGACTCCCGCTCCTGCTCCGGCACCGGAGAAGAAGTCTGACCGCACGAAGAACCGCGGTCCGGAGCAGGTCGAGCTGAAGTTCAACCTGCCTCCACCGCCAACGCGCACGCCTGAGGAGGCGCTGAAGACCTTCAAGGTGGAGAAGGGGTTCAAGATCCAGCTCGTCGCCTCTGAGCCGATGATTGAAACTCCCGTCGCGATGAGCTGGGATGACCAGGGCCGGCTCTATGTGGTCGAGATGCGCGGTTACATGAATGATGTGGAGGGCAAGGGAGAGGACCAGAAGATCGGCCGCATCAAACGCCTCGAAGACGTGGATGGCGATGGCAAGATGGACAAGGCCACGGTGTTCCTGGACAACCTGCTCATGCCTCGTGGTGTGATGGCTCTCGGTGATGGCGCTGTGGTGGCCGAGCCGCCCAACCTCACATGGCATCGCGATACCGATGGCGACGGTGTGGCAGACAAGAGCGAGGTGATCTCCACCACCTACGGCAGCGCTGGGGGACAGCCGGAGCACATGGCGAATTCGCCCACCTGGTGCCTGGACAACTGGATCTGGAGCGCCGGACATGGCACGCGGTTCCGTTTCACGAAGGGGCAATTCATCAACGAACCCACGCGCAGTGGCGGCCAGTGGGGCCTCACGCAGGATGACTGGGGTCGCCGCTACTTCAACTACAACAGCGACCTGCTGCGCACGGATCTGCTGCCTCCTTCCGTGTATGCGCGCAATCCGAATCTCACCGATCGACTGGCGTTGAACTTCCGCGTGATGGCGGATCAGAAGTGCTGGCCCAGTGTTCCCACGCCGGGTGTGAATCGCGGATACAATCCCGGCCAGCTCACTCCGGATGGAAAGCTCGCCACTGTCACCGGCACCTGCGGACCGTGCATCTATCGCGGCGATCTCTTCGGCAAGGCGTATGCGGGCAATGCCTTCATCCCCGAGCCTTGTGGCAATCTGGTGAAGCGTTTGACCCTCAGCGAGCAGGGCGGCGTGGTGACGGCGAAGAATGCGTACAACGGTGTGGAGTTCCTCACGTCGACGGATGAGCGCTTCCGCCCGGTGAATGCGTACAACGGTCCAGATGGCGCACTCTACGTCGTGGACATGTATCGCGGCATCGTCCAGCACAAGTACTTCCTCACGCACTACCTGGTGGAGAACATCAAGGCGCGGAAGCTGGAACAGCCGGTGAACATGGGCCGCATCTGGCGCGTAGTGCCGGAGAAGTCCGAGCCGAAGGTGGTGAAGCTGCCGGCGGAGAGTGCCGCCATCGTGCCTCTCCTGGCACATGCCAACGGTCACGTGCGTGACACTGCCCAGCGTGTGCTGGTGGAGCGTGGAGATGCGGGGGTGGCGAAGGAAATTGAGAAGATCGCCACCGAAGGCGCGACGCCCCAGGCACGTGTGCAGGCCCTGTGGACCCTGGAAGGGCTCAAGGCCGTGACACCGGAAATCCTGACCACAAAGCTGAAGGATGAAAGTCCCAAGGTGCGCGCGGCCGCTGTGAGCTTGTCGAACCTCGCCGTGCTTCCTGAGCTCCTGAAGATGACGGAAGACTCGAGCGCCGAGGTGCGGGTGCAGCTTGCCCTTCAGCTCAGTGCGCTGCCCGGACCGGATGCGCAGAAAGCGGTGCTGGGGATTCTGAAGAAGGGTGGAAGCCCGCTGTTGAATGATGCCATCGCTTGTGGTGTGCGTGGCCGTGAGCTGGAGTATCTTGAGACCCTGCTCGCCGAGCCGGTGGGCAAGGAGGAGGACAAGCTGGTGACCAGCGGTCTGCTCCAGATGCTCTCGGCATGCGTGATGAATGAGCGTCGTGATGCCCGCGTGACCAAGCTGCTGGACGTGGTGGCCGCACAGGAGCCGAACGGTGCGCGTCAGCTCGCCATGCTCAATGGTATGGCTGGCATCCCGGTGGACAAGAAGGTGAAAGCACAGCCGCGCAAGCTGCTGTACCTCGATGCGCAGCCTGCCGCGCTCGCGACCTTGCAGGAAAAGGCAAAGCTTGGTTCCGTGAAGAAGTTGCTCACGACTGTGGATACTTCGCTCGCGTGGCCCGGCAAGCCCGGTGTGCCGCCGCCGCCCGTCGTGGTCCCGCTGAATGCGGAACAGCAGGCACGCTTTGAGAAGGGCAAGACCATCTATGCCGGCCTTTGCGCCGCCTGTCACCAGCCCACGGGCCTGGGCATGGAAGGCCTCGCCCCGCCGCTGGTGGATTCCGAATGGGTCACCGGTCCGTCAGACCGCCCGGTGAGAATCATTCTCCACGGTTTGAGTGGTCCCATCCAGGTGAGTGGCCGCACGTGGACTCTTGAGATGCCCCCGCTGCCATATTTCTCGGATGAAGACATCGCCAGCGTGCTCACCTATATCCGCCGCGAGTGGGAGCACACGGCTGGTCCCGTATCGCCGAATGACGTCGCGAAGATCCGCGCTCAGTATCCCGGTCGCACGAAGGCGTGGACCTCGGCGGAGATGAACAAGAAGGCCGAGACGAAGAAGAAATAG
- a CDS encoding stage II sporulation protein M → MIADLKTFIERERPHWKELERELDRIRERLADLSDLKYARHVLALFQRTSSDLARLQGSSAEPELKAYLENLVGSGYSEIHSATRDRRNFRPWRWLVRTFPQAFRRQIWGFWISLALTIVGALLGAILISKGVEGREAIYPFPHLVNQTPSERVAREERQQSRAHSENRDDMEGSKTVFSASLMRNNISVTFRAMALGMTWGIGTLIILFYNGVILGAVAFDYIADGQTVFLLGWLLPHGSVEIPAILLGGQAGLVLGRALIGWGTPDSLRTRFRKVTPDLATIAGGAALILVWAGIIEAFFSQYHEPILPYWVKILFGSAQLVALAWFLFFSGKSKDGKDESAS, encoded by the coding sequence ATGATTGCCGATCTCAAAACCTTCATCGAACGCGAGCGTCCTCACTGGAAGGAGCTCGAACGCGAACTGGATCGGATTCGCGAACGCCTCGCCGACCTCTCGGATCTGAAGTATGCCCGGCATGTGCTGGCACTTTTTCAGCGCACGTCCTCGGACCTTGCCCGCCTGCAGGGCAGCTCCGCAGAGCCGGAACTGAAGGCGTATCTCGAAAATCTGGTGGGCTCCGGTTATTCGGAGATCCACAGCGCCACCCGGGACCGGCGCAACTTCCGTCCCTGGCGCTGGCTGGTACGGACATTTCCCCAGGCGTTTCGCCGGCAGATTTGGGGCTTCTGGATTTCCCTGGCGCTTACCATCGTCGGCGCTCTGCTGGGGGCCATCTTGATCAGCAAGGGGGTGGAGGGACGCGAGGCAATCTATCCCTTCCCGCACCTGGTGAACCAGACTCCCAGTGAGCGTGTGGCGCGGGAGGAGCGTCAGCAGTCCAGGGCCCACTCTGAAAATCGTGATGACATGGAGGGTAGCAAGACTGTGTTCTCCGCGTCTCTCATGCGGAACAACATCAGCGTGACGTTTCGCGCCATGGCACTCGGGATGACCTGGGGCATTGGCACCCTGATCATCCTTTTCTACAACGGCGTGATCCTGGGAGCGGTGGCTTTTGACTACATCGCCGATGGGCAGACGGTCTTCCTCCTGGGCTGGCTGTTGCCGCACGGCTCGGTGGAGATTCCCGCGATCCTTCTGGGCGGGCAGGCGGGGCTCGTCCTCGGCCGGGCGCTCATTGGCTGGGGCACGCCGGACAGCCTGCGCACCCGGTTCCGCAAGGTCACGCCGGATCTCGCCACCATTGCCGGAGGTGCGGCGCTCATCCTCGTGTGGGCGGGCATCATCGAGGCCTTTTTCTCGCAGTATCACGAACCGATTCTGCCCTATTGGGTGAAGATTCTTTTTGGCTCGGCGCAGCTGGTGGCGCTCGCATGGTTCCTTTTCTTCTCCGGGAAGTCCAAGGACGGCAAGGATGAGTCCGCGTCCTGA
- a CDS encoding DUF3806 domain-containing protein: MKHFAIGDGNKRITSEDRYFADRESDDTTVIWDPDHADFPIRVSVLTIVPKDKGETEVGYWRIIEKAGEKRVQQRAKGKKALYSYKEPDMSGEDILHFHEVGIGNSICIFSITVAKAEESSSAFLQVHADLSEMIQSLVQRDEEEQYYCELLVCESEKIEGAVQSLLRGEVSDNSLATLQGHLDRALEAGDADLASQVGLVFGEVMRNEVSSFSWIGLTDDYGTSRALALGDSGILIFPEDMILKRFEKGERLDLVRFSSDTLDTVEDLYRKYQQEAAAGGRQS, from the coding sequence ATGAAACACTTTGCCATCGGAGACGGGAACAAGCGCATCACCAGCGAGGACCGTTACTTCGCGGATCGCGAATCCGATGACACGACCGTGATCTGGGATCCCGATCATGCGGACTTTCCGATTCGGGTCTCTGTTTTGACAATTGTTCCCAAGGACAAGGGCGAAACGGAGGTTGGATACTGGCGGATCATTGAAAAGGCTGGCGAGAAACGAGTTCAGCAGAGAGCAAAGGGAAAGAAGGCACTCTACAGCTATAAAGAGCCGGACATGAGTGGGGAGGACATCCTGCACTTCCACGAGGTGGGGATCGGCAACAGCATCTGCATCTTTTCCATCACGGTAGCGAAGGCGGAAGAATCCTCTTCGGCATTCCTGCAAGTGCACGCTGACCTCAGTGAGATGATCCAATCTCTCGTGCAGCGTGATGAGGAGGAACAGTATTATTGCGAACTGCTCGTGTGCGAGAGCGAGAAGATCGAGGGCGCGGTGCAGAGTTTGCTTCGCGGGGAAGTGAGTGACAATTCCCTGGCGACACTGCAAGGCCACTTGGACCGAGCGCTTGAGGCTGGCGATGCGGACTTGGCATCGCAAGTGGGACTGGTATTCGGCGAAGTGATGAGAAATGAGGTGTCTTCATTCTCATGGATTGGTCTCACGGACGACTACGGCACCTCCCGTGCGCTTGCCTTGGGGGACTCTGGAATCCTTATTTTCCCGGAGGACATGATCCTGAAGCGCTTCGAGAAGGGCGAGCGTCTCGACCTTGTGAGATTCTCTTCGGACACGCTGGATACCGTTGAGGATCTTTATCGCAAATATCAACAGGAGGCGGCAGCCGGAGGGCGGCAGTCGTGA